Below is a window of Cytophaga hutchinsonii ATCC 33406 DNA.
CTAATTAATTAATTATTTTTTTAATAAAAAACTAACCGTATTATGTTGACTAAAAAGATTAAAGTTTTTATTGCTGATGATCATGAAATATTCAGAGATGGTGTACGGCAGCTGATCTCAAATGAATCGGACATGGAAGTTGTAGGTACCGCTTCTTCAGGTGAAGAGGCGTTGGAACTGCTTAAGGATAACCACGCCGATGTTGTTATCATGGATATCCGCATGTCAGGTATGAATGGTTTGGAAACAAGCCGTGCTATTCTTAAGAACGACAGCAATACGCATATTCTCTTCTTCAGCTTATATGATCGGGATGATTATGTTGTGACCGCACTGGAAATGGGTGCAAGCGGCTACATACTAAAAGATACCAGTAATAAAATATTTCTGAAAGGCATTCGCGCCGTTTCAAACGGACAGTTTTATTTTACAGGTGATGTTACGGATGTATTGATAAAAAAATACAAGGAATTAAAAGACGTGAAGAATACGCCTGAAATATCATCAAGCTCTATTCAGTCTTCGTTATCTAAAAGAGAATATCAGATTTTAAATAGGATCCGCGAAGGGAAAACGAATAAAGAAATTGCGGAAGAATATAATTTAAGTGTGCGTACGGTTGAAACACACCGAATGAATATTCTCCGGAAATTTAATGTCAGCAATTTTGATGAATTGATAAAAAATACCGATGAGGTATTGGGGACAGAAGGGAATGAAGAATAATAAGTAACTTGGCGTATGTGTTTTTAATGAAGCTTATACGCCATTTTACTTTTAGAATAGTCAATGAAATAATAATTACCGCTTATAAAACCGCTTTTAGGAAATTCTTCACCGTTATGAAGGATTTCAATATCATTCAGTTTTATAGGCATTAAGATTGTTTTTAAAAATTCAACTTCGCTGGAAGAAAAGGTTTGTCCGATTTCAACCGTTGCGCCATTCGCAATGTCAATACGCAGATCCTGAACAAATGGTATTTTTAATTTGGTATGAATGCCATTATCATCCGTAGTATGAATGACAAGTGCATTTTTATTTCTTGAAATATGCTGAATATTTTTTTCAATAAAAGAACAGATAGTAGACTTCTCAATCTTATTCAGGTTAGGATCTTTTTTGTAAATCAATGAAAATTCTTTGCCGGAAATATAATCCCCGTTTTTAAATGTATTATAAAAATTCGTTAACCGTATACGGGCATTGGCAGAATAATTCGGATGAAAATCTGCTGCTGTTAGTTCTCTGCCGATTATTTTTTTTACAGGAAGGTCAGTTATCCTGTCGATCGGTGTATCACCGTTTTTTGTCTTAGCGGTTGTGGCTGTAATAGTTGCTGACCTGCCTGTAATACGGGTTCTGTGTTGTAGTGTATGTGCATGCCGTTCACTTGAAATACTGCTGTCCCATACCGCGCTTCCTGAACTGGATTTTTCCGGAATGTTGCTGGAGGAAGAGGAATCTCTTTCAAATTCTACGTCTTGAAAAGAAGTGTTATCTATCGTGGAATCATAAACAATCGGTAAGGTATCATACGTGTTGTAAAAATAAAACCCAACACACAGACATAAGATTGAAAATGCCAATAAAAAAAGACGTGTTTTTTTTGAAATCATAAAGCTTAGAAGAAGCCCTGCTATAAAAACAAAAAGACTGGCTTACGAATAATACAGTCTTTTTTGATAATTATAGTAAGGATATTTTTAGCTGAGTTTATTGACTGATTTAATATCCTGAATACGAAGCATGTTTTTGTAGACGCGTTCTACGTCGTTTTCTTCTGTTTCAAATTCAATCGTGCATGTAGCATCTAGATTGTCAGCTTGTTTGTAATTTAAGCTGATAACCGAAAGACCTCTTTTACGGATCGGCAATAAGATACGGTCAATGGTTTCAGGAGAGTGATGACACTCAATTTGCCAGTTATTTCGAACTTTCATGGCTTTTTTTACTTGGGTTGCTATTAATAACTACTAACAAATATAGCTATAAATTTAACTTTTTTTATATAAAAGACGATTTCATTTAGCCTTGTGGGTGTCTTCAATCTATAAATTTCGTAGTTTTACAGTTTATTAGATAATTAATAGAATGGCATTTTCATTAGATTCGATTTTAAGGGATAATATTAAGAACGCAAAGCCATATTCTTCTGCAAGGGATGAATATAAAGGGACGGAAGGCATCTTTTTAGATGCAAATGAAAACCCATATGGTTCTGCCATACAAAAGATGGTTAACCGGTACCCGGATCCATTACAACGTGATGTTAAAACAGCTTTGTCTGCACTTAAAAACGTTTCTGCTGAACATATATTCTTTGGAAATGGCAGTGATGAACCGATCGATCTATTGATACGCGCCACCTGTCAGCCTGGTAAAGACAGTATCCTGATCTTGCCTCCCACATACGGTATGTATGAAGTGAGCGCAGGCATTAACGATGTAGATATTATTTCTGTTCCGCTTACAAAAGCCTTCGACCTGGATGTTGACGCAATTCTTGCTGCTGTAAAGACTCATACAAAAATCATTTTCATCTGTTCGCCTAATAATCCTACAGGCAATCTGATGAGTGAAGATAAAGTGAAACGTATTTTAAACGCATTCTCCGGAATTGTTGTGGTGGATGAAGCATACATTGATTTCGCCGATACAAAAGGCTTTGTGCCCTTATTGGATCAGTATCCGAATATGGTGGTACTGCAGACATTTTCCAAAGCATGGGGAATGGCAGCGTTGCGTTTAGGTACTGCCTTTGCATCCAAAGAAATCGTTTCTGTGCTGAATAAGATCAAGCCGCCATACAACATCAACCTGTTAACGCAGGAAGCAGCATTGGAAGCATTGCAGAATGTTTCTGTGAAAGATGAGATGGTGTACAAAATATTAAAACAGCGGGATTGGTTGCGTGAGGAATTAAGTAAACTTCCTGTTTGTCTGGAGTTATATCCGTCCGACGCGAACTTTATATTGATGCGTACCGCGGATGGGAAAAAAGTGTATGATTACTTAGTTGAGCATATTGTAATCACCAGAGACCGTTCAAAGATCATTCTATGTGAAGGTTGTGTGCGTATTACAGTAGGTACAGAGGCGGAAAATAAACGTTTGCTGGATGTTTTAAAAACATATTAATTCCATTAGAAATTTATAGATATGAAAAAGAAAGCATTATTTATCGATCGGGATGGAACCATCATTACAGAGCCCGCGGATGAACAGATTGACTCGTTAGAGAAACTGGTATTTCTTCCAAGGGTATTAACAGCACTGTCTAAAATTGCTGTTGAAACAGATTACGAATTGGTAATGGTTACCAATCAGGATGGCTTGGGCACAAACTCTTTTCCTGAAGAGACCTTCTGGCCGGCACAGAATAAAATGTTGAAAACGCTGGAAGGTGAAGGCATTGTATTCAAACGCATTCACGTAGACCGGTCTTTTCCTAAGGACAACCTGCCGACGCGCAAGCCGGGTATTGGCATGCTTACTGAATACATGAACGGCACGTATGATCTTGAAAATAGTTTCGTAATCGGTGATCGCGTAACGGATGTGCAGCTTGCTAAAAATTTAGGAACAAAAGCGATTTATATAACACCGTCTACAAAGGCCCTGGATTGGGGACTTGGAGAATTGAAATATGCACTTGCTACAGATGACTGGATGGAAATTTATAAATTCCTGGTAAAGTCTGAACGTATAGCACGTGTTAACAGAAAGACAAACGAAACAGACATTACTATTTACCTGGATCTGGATGGTGAAGGTAAAGGTGTAATGAATACAGGTCTTGGTTTCTTTGATCACATGCTGGATCAGCTATGCAAGCACTCCGGCATAGACCTGTCTGTTGAAGTGAAAGGTGATTTACACATCGATGAACATCACACGATTGAAGATACCGCTTTGGCACTTGGTGAAGCATTTCTGCTGGCATTGGGCTCCAAGCGTGGAATTGACCGTTACGGCTTTCTATTGCCGATGGATGAAGCACTGGCTCAGGTAGCCATTGATTTTTCAGGCAGAAGCTGGCTGGTATGGGATGCGGAATATAAACGTGAGAAAATCGGAGACATGCCTACAGAAATGTTCTTTCACTTCTTTAAGTCGTTTTGTGATACAGCAAAATGTAATTTGAATATTAAGGTTGAGGGGGATAACGAACATCATAAGATCGAAGCAACATTCAAGGCATTTGCAAAAGCGATTAAAGCAGCCATCAGAAAAGATCCTGCGAATACACGTATTCCAAGCACTAAAGGAGTATTGTAGGATGCGACTTGTTAATTGTGTGTATAGTTTGCCGTGGTTGTGTCTTTTCGACCAACCACCTAGCCAGCAAGTGATTGGTCGAAAAGACACAATCACGGCAATTTAGCTTATTACGTAAAAAAATGAAACTAGCAATAGTAAAATACAATGCGGGTAATATTCAATCCGTCATATATGCGTTAAATCGTTTAGGCATTGAGCCTGTATTGACAGATGATGTAGATGAATTGAGATCTGCAGATAAAGTATTGTTTCCGGGTCAGGGTGAAGCATCTAATGCGATGAATTACCTGCGCAGCAAAGGACTGGATCAGGTGATTAAAGATCTGAAACAACCGGTGTTTGGTATTTGCATCGGTCAGCAGCTATTGTGCGAACATTCAGAAGAAAACAATACAGATTGTTTGGGAATTATTCCTGCTAAAGTAAAGAAGTTTCCTCCTTTGGATAAAGTACCCCAGATCGGCTGGAACACGGTTACAGAATTGAAAAGCCCTTTGTTTAAAGGGATAGCAGAAGAGAGCTACGTGTATTTTGTACATAGCTATTATGTAGAGTCAAATGCGTATCAGATAGCAACAACAAATTACATTCTCCCGTATGCGTGTGCCCTGCAGAAAGATAATTTCTACGCGGTACAGTTTCACCCGGAAAAAAGCAGCGACGTGGGAGAACAAATATTGAAAAATTTCATAGAGTTGTAAGGAATGAGTGCGCATCTTTACACTTTACACGTAAAACGTTACATTTCTAAATGATACAGATAATTCCCGCAATAGATATAATAGATGGCAAGTGTGTGCGGTTAACACAGGGCGATTACAATCAGAAAAAAGAATATCATTCCAATCCGGTTGAAGTAGCTAAGATGTTTGAAGATGCAGGTATTCAACGCTTGCATTTAGTGGATCTGGATGGTGCAAAGAAAAAACAGATCGTTAATTATAAAGTACTTGAAAATATAACCGCTGCAACAAAATTGTCAGTAGACTTCGGAGGCGGTCTGCAGTCAGACGAAGATCTTAAAATCGCATTTGATGCAGGTGCCAGACAAATTACAGCAGGTAGTATTGCTGTTAAAAATCCGGAAAAAGTTCAGCATTGGCTGACACAGTTTGGTAAAGAATGCATCATTCTCGGAGCAGATACTAAATCAGGAATGATTGCTGTACATGGCTGGCAGGAAACATCTGACCTGAGTATTCAGCAGTTAATGAATCAGTTCATACCCTTTGGTATTTCATATTCCATTTGTACCGATGTCGCAAAAGATGGTTTGCTGCAAGGCCCTTCGTTCGATTTATATAAACAATTAAACGAAGAATTTAAGCAGATTAACTGGATTGCCAGCGGCGGTGTCGCAGAGCTTGCTGATATTGAAAAGTTAAACGATATGGGTATCTATGGAGTAATTGTTGGCAAAGCTTTCTATGAAGGAAGGATAACATTGCAGCAATTAGCGCAATTCAATGCGTAAACGTTCTTTATTTAACTGCTTTTTGTGGTTGGATGAATTATAAATAGCAACATGAAATTGATCCGGATTTCTTAAAACGTAATACATAAAACTTAATACTTAAAACGTGCTTACAAAACGTATCATACCTTGTCTGGATGTTAAAGACGGAAAAACAGTAAAAGGAGTAAATTTCTTAAACCTGAGAGATGCCGGTGATCCTGTTGAATTGGGCGCTTTGTATTCTCAGCAAGGGGCAGACGAACTTGTATTTTTAGATATCACAGCTACATTGGAAAAAAGAGGTACACTGGTTGAACTTGTTAAGCGTGTAGCACAACATATAAATATTCCCTTCACTATTGGCGGTGGTATTGGTTCCATTGAAGATGTGTCCGCTTGCCTGAATGCCGGTGCAGATAAAGTTTCTGTAAACTCTTCTGCAATTAAAAATCCCGCATTGATTGATCAGTTGTCTAAGGAGTTTGGTAATCAATGTATCGTTGTTGCAATCGATACCCGAAACGTTGGGGGAATGAATCTGGTTCATTCACATGGAGGCACAAAACCTACAGACCTGGATACGATTGCATGGGCGAAAGAGATGCAGGAACGTGGCGCAGGAGAATTACTTCTCACGTCAATGGATAAGGATGGAACCAAAGCTGGTTTTGCAAATGAATTGACAGCATATATATCTACACATGTTTCCATTCCCATCATTGCATCAGGCGGTGCCGGTACGATGGAACATTTTACAGATGTATTTACACTCGGGAAAGCAGATGCTGCCTTGGCTGCAAGCATTTTCCACTTTAAAGAAATTGCTATACCTGAATTAAAATCATATTTATCCGGAAAAGGGATTCATATGAGAAAGTAATAGATAGAATTGTATCGTTTTATTTTTTTATTCGTATAACGTAGCGTTATACATTACACGTTAAAAATGCGCACATTAGGAATTATTGGTTTTGGTGGTTTTGGACAGTTTATGGTGAAGCATTTGCAACCCTATATTTCTGTGACCGTTCATGATTTAACAGATCTCTCGCATATTGCCGCTGAACACAAGGTAGAGTGGGGTACATTGCAGGAAACTGCATCTAAAGATATTGTCATACTTGCAGTGCCGGTTCAGTTTTTAGAATCCTTATTGCTTGAAATTAAAGACTATCTAAAAGCAGAAGCACTTATTGTAGACGTTTCTTCTGTAAAGGTAAAACCCATCGAATTAATGCTTAAGCATCTGCCGCTGACTGTAGATATATTAGGCACACACCCGCTGTTTGGTCCACAAAGCGGTAAGAATGGGATTAAGGGGCTGAATATGGTTGTTTGTCCTGTGCGTTCTAAAAAAATGCGTGCAATAACCCATTTTTTACGTAATGTCATTCAATTGAACGTGCTTGAACGTACACCGGAAACACACGATAAACAAATGGCCTATGTACAGGCATTGACACATTTCATCGGCAGATCAATCAATGAAATGGATATTCCGGATGTAGAACAAAAGACACCCGCATACCAGTATCTGTTAGATATAAAAAGAAATTTAGGAGGCGATTCCATGGATCTTTTTTTAACGATTGAATTGGAAAATCCATATGCAAAAAAAGTACGTGAAGAATTTATGGGCGCGTTGAAAAGTCTGAATGATCGGTTGGAACACATTAAAAGATAGAAAGTACTAAGTATATAGTATTAAGTACAAGTCGTTTCATAATTAATATGTCAATTTAAATATAAAAATGAAGTCCCGCTATATTTAGCGGGACTTCATTTTTTTTCTACTATGTACTATGTACTATTTTCTCTTATCAATACTAACGTAATCTCTTTCTGTATAACCTGTGTAGATCTGTCTTGGTCTGCCGATAGGTTCTTTAGCATCTCTAAGTTCTTTCCACTGAGCAATCCAGCCCGGAAGACGGCCGATAGCAAACATAACGGTAAACAAGTCGCTGCGTAAACCTAACGCTTTGTAAATAATACCAGAGTAGAAATCGACGTTTGGATATAATTTGCGTTCTACGAAATATGGATCACTTAGCGCGGCCTGCTCAAGTTCTTTTGCAATTTCTAATGCAGGATCCTTTACCCCTAATTTATTTAAGATATCATCACACGCTTTTTTGATGATTTTTGCACGCGGATCAAAGTTTTTATAAACTCTGTGTCCGAAGCCCATTAAACGAACTTCTTTTGTTTTAACCTTGGCGATATAATCTTTAGTAGAAATTCCTGAAGCTTTTATTTCTTCAAGCATTTCAATTACTTCCTGGTTTGCACCACCATGTAGCGGCCCCCACAGTGCGTTGATACCTGCAGCAATAGAAGAATATAAACTTGCATGCGCAGAACCTACAATACGTACAGTTGACGTAGAGCAGTTTTGTTCGTGATCAGCATGCAGGATAAATAAGGTGTTTAATGCTTCAACAACAACCGGGTCAAGTTCAAAATCTTCATTGGGCTGGCCGAACATCATGTATAGGAAATTTTCACAGTATCCTAATTTTGGTTTCGGATACATTAATGGCTGACCTTTAGAATTTCTGTATGACCATGCAGCAATTGTTGGTAATTTAGCCATCAAACGTACAATTGTCATATCAACTTCATCATCATTAGCTGTTGGATCAATTGAACCGGGATAATAAGCGGTTAAAGAACTTACTGCCGAAGATAAAACCCCCATTGGGTGAGCAGATGACGGAAAACCATCAAATACCTTTTTAATGTCTTCGTGAAGGTTTGTGTGTTTTCTGATGCGTTCTTTGAAATTCTCTAATTGAGATGTAGTCGGAAGTTCACCGTATATAAGTAAATAGGAAACTTCCAAGAAGGAAGCTTTAGAAGCAAGCTGCTCAATAGGGTAGCCTCTGTAGCGTAAAATACCTTGTTCTCCATCTAAAAATGTAATAGCACTTTTGGTAGCGCCAGTGTTTTTGTAACCAGTATCTAAAGTAACATAACCCGTCAAATCTCTAAGTTTCGCAATATCAATTGCTTTTTCGCCTTCAGATCCTTCAATTACAGGGAATTTATAACTTTTACCGTCTAATATTATTTCCGCTTCCTTCGACATGATATTTAGTATATATTTAATTAGATTGATAAAACTTTTAACTCTTAAAAATACATATGGATTGTTAAATTATAAAATATTGAAGGGTAAAATATTTCATATTCCCGATAAATATAAATCATTTTACTTTTTATGATTTGAAATTCAAGAGAACCTTGCAATACCTGCGCAACCATCAATCTAAAAAATTGAATTTATTTCTAATTCTGATTTTTTATTACATTATTTATATTGCATAATAGCGGTTATATGTAAAAAAGGAAGGTTAATATTTTGTTACTTTTAGTATATTTTATTGTCCTTATTAAATAATAAACATTTTTTTCAGGTGGTAATAGGGTAGTAAAAGCGATACATTGAATGGTGATTTAATTATTGTAATCTATTTATAATTAAATATTTGGTTATTTGTTTATAAAATTCTGAAGGAATGTTGTAGATTTATAAGATTTAATTTGTATCCTTGTGGGATTTTAACGTCCGAAATAATACATCAAATGGATTTTAAGGTTAATCAAACTAATTAAACAAGAAGTTAAACAATATGTCTAAAAGCATGCGAGTAAGGGTTCTTACATTGCTCCTAGTTTTAGGTTATGGCAACGTTTCGGCGAGCAATCATGGAGATAATGATAGTGCTCGTGTTACGAATTACACGCCGGTTGCAACTTCAACATCTGGTAAAAAATGGTTCACATTTTCACCCGCGTTGAAAAGTTCTGCATATCAAACCGAAGAATCTGGAACAAAGCAATATAAGAGATGGACTGGTTTAAAGTATTCCGGTTATATCAGATCTTATAATCAGTTTCGAACAATGCCGCAACATAACCCATTGGCTCCGCAAGCCGATCAGTTATTAACGGTAAATGGTCTTGACATTGTAAACAGAGTTTACACAGGTTATCAGGAACCAATGTTCTTATTACGTTTGGAAGGTACTCCAACCGCTAAAACCTGGTTCCAGATTGAGTACTCATTTGATAATCAGATGATGGGTATCATTCGTGAGGACAGCATAGCCAATCAGGTGCCTGGTATCGGGCAAACAACCAACCGCAGAGCGATGGTATATCGTATCATGCAATTTAAAGGATACGCAAACACCAAAGTAGGGGATTTTACCCTGGTTGCAGGTGGTGGTGTAAACTGGGCAAAATTAAGTCCGTTTACATTGGCCAACTATCAGTATCGTGATGATATGTTTGAGCGTTATCCGTGGCAGCCGGAAGGAAATTCATTTGGTTCATATACACGTTTTTACAACGAGCAGAACATTGCCCGTGATCAGCGTTGGGGAAATACAGGTACGCAAGGGTTTATGTTATCCGGTAAAAATTTACCTAAAGGATTTGGTTTTACATTCATTGTAGGTAAGTCAGATAACTCAGGTGGTTTCCAGACATATTTAACTAAAACACCTAAAAACTTAATTGCTATACGTGTTGACAAATCTATAGGCGTACATAAAATCGGGTTAAACTTCTTTGATCAGTTCGGTACTTATGATAACGTTGGCTTCAGATTAGATCCAAGATACGATGCAACAGTTGATCCGCACTACTTAGGCTCTAAAGTAAGACAGCAGATTATTACAGCAGATGGCAAATTCAATTTTTCTAAATTCAAGATCTATACAGAAGTTGGTATAGGCCGTTTCCAGGATGGTTTATTTACGGATAGAGATTACGAATTGCTATTCAATAAAAAACAGGAAAAGGATTCTATTACAGGCTTGAACTACAACTGGAACAATCCATTAAAAGCACACTGCTTTAACTTCCAGTTTGATGTATTAAAATCATGGTTTGGTGTACCGCTTTCAGCTCAGGTATTCTCCGTTAGAAAATCCGTTGCAAACGTAAACAGTGAGTCCTTAAACACGGCAAACAACCACACGGTTCCAACACCAACAAACATCAATACAAACAATGATATCACTGTTTTCCCGGGAGCAATTTTAGATGTTGGTCAAATGGCTAACAACAGATGGGGAACAAACATTAAGCATGAAAGTGCTTATGGTAAATTGAAAGTATCAGCTGCATGGGCGTTCAACAAAGAATGGGAAGATGTTTCAGGTTTATTTTCAAACAGAGGTAACAGTATCTCTTACTGGCACCAGACAAACTCATTCACTACATCACGTTTTACATATTTCCAGAAATATGCAGGTCCTTACCAACGTAATACCAGCATCTACAGAAGAGTATATGAATCGTATGGTATCACAGATACGGTAGTTGATTACTTGAAAATGTATCAGACACTTAATTTGAATTTAGCTTATAAGTTGAAATTCTTTGGTCGTGATTTGATCTTAAATAACTTCAATACCTATAACTCGGTTACAGATGATAACTTTAACCCGATCCCTGTATTTACAGACAAGGCGTTCCTGAGAACATTCTATGAAGAGTTAATGGC
It encodes the following:
- a CDS encoding response regulator transcription factor, giving the protein MLTKKIKVFIADDHEIFRDGVRQLISNESDMEVVGTASSGEEALELLKDNHADVVIMDIRMSGMNGLETSRAILKNDSNTHILFFSLYDRDDYVVTALEMGASGYILKDTSNKIFLKGIRAVSNGQFYFTGDVTDVLIKKYKELKDVKNTPEISSSSIQSSLSKREYQILNRIREGKTNKEIAEEYNLSVRTVETHRMNILRKFNVSNFDELIKNTDEVLGTEGNEE
- the hisC gene encoding histidinol-phosphate transaminase, with the protein product MAFSLDSILRDNIKNAKPYSSARDEYKGTEGIFLDANENPYGSAIQKMVNRYPDPLQRDVKTALSALKNVSAEHIFFGNGSDEPIDLLIRATCQPGKDSILILPPTYGMYEVSAGINDVDIISVPLTKAFDLDVDAILAAVKTHTKIIFICSPNNPTGNLMSEDKVKRILNAFSGIVVVDEAYIDFADTKGFVPLLDQYPNMVVLQTFSKAWGMAALRLGTAFASKEIVSVLNKIKPPYNINLLTQEAALEALQNVSVKDEMVYKILKQRDWLREELSKLPVCLELYPSDANFILMRTADGKKVYDYLVEHIVITRDRSKIILCEGCVRITVGTEAENKRLLDVLKTY
- the hisB gene encoding bifunctional histidinol-phosphatase/imidazoleglycerol-phosphate dehydratase HisB; this translates as MKKKALFIDRDGTIITEPADEQIDSLEKLVFLPRVLTALSKIAVETDYELVMVTNQDGLGTNSFPEETFWPAQNKMLKTLEGEGIVFKRIHVDRSFPKDNLPTRKPGIGMLTEYMNGTYDLENSFVIGDRVTDVQLAKNLGTKAIYITPSTKALDWGLGELKYALATDDWMEIYKFLVKSERIARVNRKTNETDITIYLDLDGEGKGVMNTGLGFFDHMLDQLCKHSGIDLSVEVKGDLHIDEHHTIEDTALALGEAFLLALGSKRGIDRYGFLLPMDEALAQVAIDFSGRSWLVWDAEYKREKIGDMPTEMFFHFFKSFCDTAKCNLNIKVEGDNEHHKIEATFKAFAKAIKAAIRKDPANTRIPSTKGVL
- the hisH gene encoding imidazole glycerol phosphate synthase subunit HisH, which codes for MKLAIVKYNAGNIQSVIYALNRLGIEPVLTDDVDELRSADKVLFPGQGEASNAMNYLRSKGLDQVIKDLKQPVFGICIGQQLLCEHSEENNTDCLGIIPAKVKKFPPLDKVPQIGWNTVTELKSPLFKGIAEESYVYFVHSYYVESNAYQIATTNYILPYACALQKDNFYAVQFHPEKSSDVGEQILKNFIEL
- the hisA gene encoding 1-(5-phosphoribosyl)-5-[(5-phosphoribosylamino)methylideneamino]imidazole-4-carboxamide isomerase, with protein sequence MIQIIPAIDIIDGKCVRLTQGDYNQKKEYHSNPVEVAKMFEDAGIQRLHLVDLDGAKKKQIVNYKVLENITAATKLSVDFGGGLQSDEDLKIAFDAGARQITAGSIAVKNPEKVQHWLTQFGKECIILGADTKSGMIAVHGWQETSDLSIQQLMNQFIPFGISYSICTDVAKDGLLQGPSFDLYKQLNEEFKQINWIASGGVAELADIEKLNDMGIYGVIVGKAFYEGRITLQQLAQFNA
- the hisF gene encoding imidazole glycerol phosphate synthase subunit HisF; protein product: MLTKRIIPCLDVKDGKTVKGVNFLNLRDAGDPVELGALYSQQGADELVFLDITATLEKRGTLVELVKRVAQHINIPFTIGGGIGSIEDVSACLNAGADKVSVNSSAIKNPALIDQLSKEFGNQCIVVAIDTRNVGGMNLVHSHGGTKPTDLDTIAWAKEMQERGAGELLLTSMDKDGTKAGFANELTAYISTHVSIPIIASGGAGTMEHFTDVFTLGKADAALAASIFHFKEIAIPELKSYLSGKGIHMRK
- a CDS encoding prephenate dehydrogenase/arogenate dehydrogenase family protein; its protein translation is MRTLGIIGFGGFGQFMVKHLQPYISVTVHDLTDLSHIAAEHKVEWGTLQETASKDIVILAVPVQFLESLLLEIKDYLKAEALIVDVSSVKVKPIELMLKHLPLTVDILGTHPLFGPQSGKNGIKGLNMVVCPVRSKKMRAITHFLRNVIQLNVLERTPETHDKQMAYVQALTHFIGRSINEMDIPDVEQKTPAYQYLLDIKRNLGGDSMDLFLTIELENPYAKKVREEFMGALKSLNDRLEHIKR
- a CDS encoding citrate synthase; protein product: MSKEAEIILDGKSYKFPVIEGSEGEKAIDIAKLRDLTGYVTLDTGYKNTGATKSAITFLDGEQGILRYRGYPIEQLASKASFLEVSYLLIYGELPTTSQLENFKERIRKHTNLHEDIKKVFDGFPSSAHPMGVLSSAVSSLTAYYPGSIDPTANDDEVDMTIVRLMAKLPTIAAWSYRNSKGQPLMYPKPKLGYCENFLYMMFGQPNEDFELDPVVVEALNTLFILHADHEQNCSTSTVRIVGSAHASLYSSIAAGINALWGPLHGGANQEVIEMLEEIKASGISTKDYIAKVKTKEVRLMGFGHRVYKNFDPRAKIIKKACDDILNKLGVKDPALEIAKELEQAALSDPYFVERKLYPNVDFYSGIIYKALGLRSDLFTVMFAIGRLPGWIAQWKELRDAKEPIGRPRQIYTGYTERDYVSIDKRK
- a CDS encoding CHU_1276 family cellulose-binding protein; the protein is MLLVLGYGNVSASNHGDNDSARVTNYTPVATSTSGKKWFTFSPALKSSAYQTEESGTKQYKRWTGLKYSGYIRSYNQFRTMPQHNPLAPQADQLLTVNGLDIVNRVYTGYQEPMFLLRLEGTPTAKTWFQIEYSFDNQMMGIIREDSIANQVPGIGQTTNRRAMVYRIMQFKGYANTKVGDFTLVAGGGVNWAKLSPFTLANYQYRDDMFERYPWQPEGNSFGSYTRFYNEQNIARDQRWGNTGTQGFMLSGKNLPKGFGFTFIVGKSDNSGGFQTYLTKTPKNLIAIRVDKSIGVHKIGLNFFDQFGTYDNVGFRLDPRYDATVDPHYLGSKVRQQIITADGKFNFSKFKIYTEVGIGRFQDGLFTDRDYELLFNKKQEKDSITGLNYNWNNPLKAHCFNFQFDVLKSWFGVPLSAQVFSVRKSVANVNSESLNTANNHTVPTPTNINTNNDITVFPGAILDVGQMANNRWGTNIKHESAYGKLKVSAAWAFNKEWEDVSGLFSNRGNSISYWHQTNSFTTSRFTYFQKYAGPYQRNTSIYRRVYESYGITDTVVDYLKMYQTLNLNLAYKLKFFGRDLILNNFNTYNSVTDDNFNPIPVFTDKAFLRTFYEELMAFYNIHPKVTLVSFGSFEKVTGNNRVEKAYTTSGTTAQGIEYSPGDVIKDIYNNPILSTTSDQGATVQQVSWGYGLGIDYDFSSRAGLYVRNRWFGQNDKNFTLNKYKGMETTVELKIFF